The Lachnospiraceae bacterium KM106-2 nucleotide sequence GCTGATGGAATCATCTATTACATATAATCTTGAGTCCCCGATATTTGCTACAATCATCTTATTTCCTGCAACTGTTGCAGCAACAAGCGTAGTCCCCATACCCTCGTAGTTTTTATCGCTTAGTGCTTTTGTTAAGACCCTGTTATTGGCTTCCTTGATGGCGCCTTCTAATATGCTAACAGGAGTCACATTCCTACTGTTTCTTACGTAATTCACAACCGACTCAACACAACACCGAGATGCATAATCTCCGGCATTATGCCCGCCCATTCCATCGGCAACAATAAAGAGATTTGACAGAGAACCAATCGGCTCGTTACAGCAATACATCGCGTCTTGATTTACCTTACGCAGACGACCGATGTCTGTCTTAGAATATGCTAACATAGTCCTCTCCTTTCCACATTGCTTAGCGGTGGTTTTCAATATAACTCTTTCTTAACTGACCACACGCTGCGTCAATGTCCGTACCCATTTCTCTTCTAATAGTAA carries:
- a CDS encoding protein serine/threonine phosphatase PrpC, regulation of stationary phase gives rise to the protein MLAYSKTDIGRLRKVNQDAMYCCNEPIGSLSNLFIVADGMGGHNAGDYASRCCVESVVNYVRNSRNVTPVSILEGAIKEANNRVLTKALSDKNYEGMGTTLVAATVAGNKMIVANIGDSRLYVIDDSISQITCDHSLVEAMVQSGEIDAKEAKNHPNKNVITRAIGTDQSVKADFFEIDLKKGNLILLCSDGLTNMLDDEEILRITKQFSNNLEEAATHLIDKANENGGKDNIAIVIMKV